Genomic segment of Chrysiogenes arsenatis DSM 11915:
GGGTTACCCCTGACATGACAACTTCCTCTTTGCTGGTTCCGATGAATGCTACCGAAGATGCGCTACGGAGAAATGTGACTTGCTGCCGTTTAGATACCCTATACAATAAGCACGAGTGGCTTGCCCCTTTTCTATTGAAAATCGACACACAAGGCGCAGAATTGCTGGTACTTGAAGGAGCTCAGGAGGTGCTCAATCATACTGAAGTAGTGATGCTTGAGGTGTCACTTTTTCCTTTTTCTCCTGGGCTCCCTGAGTTTTATGAAGTAGTTTGCTACATGAAGACTTGTGGGTTCGTTGTATATGACTTATTTAACGGGCATAACAGGCCTCTTGATAATGCGAGAGGACAGGTAGATGTGGTATTCGTTAAAGAAAATGGAATATTCCGAGAGGATAGCCGATGGGGCACTGAAGAGCAATGTCAAGAGTTTCTGCAATGTAAATTCAGAAATGAGGTTTACCAAAAATTGAATCCTCATTTCTCTCCAGACTGAATTCACTAGAGTAACGATTTTTCAGAAAATGCTCCTCTAGGAGGAGCAACAACGATGTGTCATTGACAATGTGTTACACTTGAATAGTGCCTAGGAGGCATATGGTGATGACATCTATCCGTCAAGTATTTAAATTACAAACCGGCCTTATAGCGCGTATCAGTTTGGCCATGTTTTGTATTGTTTGCTTTGGAACAACATTCGCCCATGCACAGCGTCCATATAAATTCCTGAATGAACTTCCTGTACCAGAACAGCCAACGCTGTCAGCCATCATGGTTCACAGCTCGGGGGAATTGCCTGAACGGGTTAAGGAGACTGTGGGACGTTTGCGCGACAAAGTGCAACGCGAGGGCACCACACGGGTTATTGTCCGTTTAAACGTAGTTCACGACCCTGAACACCAGCTATCCGGCTCGAGCGTTGTCGACCAGCGTGAGCGCGTTGCGATCAAACGGGAACAACTCGCACGAAGAATGTCTGATAAAATTCCCCCGTACCAAGCCTCGCGACTGGGCTTCAAAGAATTCGAGACTATTCCGTATGCGAGCATGGAAGTTGATGCTCAATTACTTGAGGAACTTCTGGACATGCCAGACGTGATTGACGTGGAAGAGGACTATCTGTCTGCCCCGACACTCGCGCAGTCCATACCGCTCATAAAGGCTGATGCCGTGTGGGCCAGCGGCCATAGCGGTAGCGGGCAAACAGTCGCCATTCTTGACACAGGGGTTAATAAGAATCATGCATTTTTATCCGGAAAAGTAGTCTCTGAAGCCTGTTACTCAACAACGAGTGGCAGTACCATCCTGAGCCTGTGTCCTGGTAGTGTCAGCGCATCCACGGCTGTCAATTCCGGACTGGACTGCAACACTGCTATTGCCGGATGCGGTCATGGTACCCATGTGGCGGGCATTACGGCAGGTTCCGGGGGAAGTTTTTCCGGTGTCGCAAAAGATGCCTCTATCATTGCCATTCAGGTATTCAGCCGCTTTAACAGCGCTGCCCAATGTGGCAGCACTCCTGCCCCGTGTGCTCTGAGTTACAGCTCTGACCAGATAAAAGCCCTCGAACGCGTGTACGCTTTACGAAACACATATAGTATCGCCTCCGCCAATATGAGCCTTGGCGGCGGCTCTTATAGTGCCCACTGTGACGGCACAAATACCTCGCTGAAAACGATCATCGACTCTTTGCGGGCTGCCGGTATTGCAACAGTAATAGCTTCCGGCAACAATGGTTATACGTCATCTATCAGTGCCCCAGCCTGTATATCAACCGCAATCAGCGTTGGATCGACAACGAAAAGCAACACTGTAAGCCCCTTTTCAAACAGTGCAGCAATACTTGACCTACTCGCGCCTGGTTCCTCTATCAACTCATCCATTTCCAGTGGTGGCTATGCGTCCTGGAACGGAACATCCATGGCAACACCACATGTAGCGGGAGCATGGGCTGTTCTCAAATCAATGAAACCCAGCGCAACCGTAACTGAGATACTTTCTGCTTTTCAATCGACCGGCCTTTCAATAACAGATACCCGTAATGGTATTGCAAAACCACGAATCGATGTTCAGGCTGCTGCGAATTCATTTGGCAAAGGCTCTATATTCGTCAGCATCACCCCGCAAGGAGCAATCAATGACGGCGCTCAATGGCAGATAAACAGCGGGGAGTGGAGAAGCAGTGGAACTACCGTCGCTGACGTACCAGTAGGATCATATACCATCAACTTTAAAAGCATTACTCACAGCTCTGACGGATACGTGTGGCGAAAGCCAGCAAGTATAACCGCAACCATTGCCGCCGATCTGGATACTGAAAACCTGAGTGGTGAATATACTGCGGCCGAAAAAAGTGGAGGTGTGCGCTCTGATTTTGATGGTGATGGAAAGTCAGATATCGCTTTCAGAAGAGTCAATGGTGGCTCCATATCAATATGGACGATGGATGGCAAAGATATAACAACCTATGGTCAGGCTACTCTTCCAAACGGCGTGATCCCTAATGTTCCCGCTTCGGCGTGGGAAATTATCGGAACGGGTGACTTCGATGGTGATGGAAAGTCAGATATCGCTTTCAGAAGAGTCAATGGTGGCTCCATATCAATATGGACGATGGATGGCAAAGATATAACAACCTATGGTCAGGCTACTCTTCCAAACGGCGTGATCCCTAATGTTCCCGCTTCGGCGTGGGAAATTATCGGAACGGGTGACTTCGATGGTGATGGAAAGTCAGATATCGCTTTCAGAAGAGTCAATGGTGGCTCCATATCAATATGGACGATGGATGGCAAAGATATAACAACCTATGGTCAGGCTACTCTTCCAAACGGCGTGATCCCTAATGTTCCCGCTTCGGCGTGGGAAATTATCGGAACGGGTGACTTCGATGGTGATGGAAAGTCAGATATCGCTTTCAGAAGAGTCAATGGTGGCTCCATATCAATATGGACGATGGATGGCAAAGATATAACAACCTATGGTCAGGCTACTCTTCCAAACGGCGTGATCCCTAATGTTCCCGCTTCGGCGTGGGAAATTATCGGAACGGGTGACTTCGATGGTGATGGAAAGTCAGATATCGCTTTCAGAAGAGTCAATGGTGGCTCCATATCAATATGGACGATGGATGGCAAAGATATAACAACCTATGGTCAGGCTACTCTTCCAAACGGCGTGATCCCTAATGTTCCCGCTTCGGCGTGGGAAATTATCGGAACGGGTGACTTCGATGGAGATGGAAAGTCTGATATCGCTTTCAGAAGAGTCAATGGTGGCTCCATATCAATATGGACGATGGATGGCAAAGATATAACAACCTATGGTCAGGCTACTCTTCCAAACGGCGTGATCCCTAATGTTCCCGCTTCGGCGTGGCAAGCACCTTAAGTGCTATACAATAACTTCTAATCGGGAGGGATATGCAATTTATAGAGCATTTATTATTTCAGGCTCCACGAGTTGACCACAGATGGCTGCAAGATTTTAACGGTGTACTAGCAGAACACCCTACAGTGCAAGTCTGTCATATTGAGAAATTGATACATGACATGTACTCTACTCAACCTCACATCAAGGATGGATATTCGCGTCTTGCGTACTATATGCTGAATGTCAAAGAAGATGTTGATACCGCTAACCGCCTTTTTGTAATGGATGCACAACTCGGCAGGCAATCGTGGTTTCATAGATTAAAACACGCAGAGTGTATAGCTATCCAAGGAGATATGGCAGGCGCTTTTCAACAAGTCGAGCAAATTTATAAAAACCATCAGGACGCTGTGAATGGATATGCTAGCATCGCGTGGCGATTTAAAGCTTGCCCAGACCAAGTGGAGTCACTGTACTCACTGGCACGTAAAGACATCATAAACGGCAGAATTACCGCGGGATATATGTTATTAGTTGCTGAGCTTGCAATGTTGCATGGCTCAACAGGCGAGGCTGCTCAGCTAGTAGAAGGGGCGTACCGACAAGATTCCACACTTATGGATGGTTTTTCGAGATGCGCTTGGCCTTTTTTCTGGCCGCAGAAAAAATATTCCATATTGCATGACTGGATGAGGCGTGACGAAGTCGGAAAGAGAATGTCTCCAGAATGGAAGCTCAAATATGCATTGGTGAGGGCAAATATTGGCTTACCGCATGATAGCGTAGACCTTATTGAGTCTGCATATCTGGAAAACCCTAGCCTTAAGGATGGTTTTTACCAGCTGGCAAATCACCACTATATCCCACTAAAAAATTACCAAACATCCATTGATTTTTGCTTGAAAGATTTGAACCAGAACCGCCTTTCTCAGGTAGGACAAGCTGCCCTATTCAAATTATATTTGATGACGGGTAAATTTGATCATGCTCTTGAAATCTTGCATATAATCGATACCTTGCCCACGAACTTGCTAATTTATGCTGTTAAGCAATGGTTAGATTCGCTGCACTGGCTTGCTGGGTCAGGCAATTTCTCTGACATTTTTATATCTAAATTGTCCAGCAAGTGCCCAAAAGATGCCCAATTAGGCCAAAGGGCGCTAGCTGATGCTAACGTTGAAATGATGTTCGTTCGTAATCGTTTGTCCGCAATGAGCGAACGGATGGGAATAGACTTATGTGCTCAGATTTTAGAGTTATCTAAGACACCGCATTCTTGTGAAGCAACCCGGGAGCCCATCAACTTCCTCAACTCAAAGCTCTATTATGCTAGCGCACTTGACACGTTAACATTATATAAAGAAATAATTTTAAACGAGTCTGACCGTTTTGAATCAACAACGGATATGCCCCTCATTATTGATGGTGGTGCAAATATAGGGACAGCACTAGCCTACTTTAAGTGGCTTTATCCAAAAGCGCACATCATTGCATTTGAGCCTAACCCTACTCTATTCAAGATCTGTTCACGAAATATTGCATTAAACAACTGGAAAAATATTCGATTGTATCCCTACGCTTTAGCAGAAGAGGTGGGCACGGCAACCTTCTATTGTGATAGCGAAATGCCAATGGCGTCTTCAATTTTAACCCGATCTCAAGAGGAGGGACGCTCGTACTCTGCGGTAGCAGTTGAAACAAGAACTCTAGGAGAGTTTATTGATAGACCTATCGACTTTTTAAAACTTGATATTGAGGGTGCCGAGAAAAGTGTTGTAACCTCAAGTGCATCTTCTTTGAGCTTGGTGCGTCAGGGGTTAATCGAATACCATTACGGAGACGCGTCCAATTCACTTTCAGCAATACTACGCGTCCTTGAGGATTGCGGCTTTCGATACATTATAAGTGAGCCGTTTTCGTCAAAACAGCAACCTGACTATCCTGCAATTAAGCAAAGATGGTCAAGGTCAATTTATTTCACTCAGATTGGGGAGAATCAATTGAGATCAGTTGTTCAGGCAAAATTAAAGGAGTTTGGCGTTTAGTTTCATATTATAATTCATGTTACGATTAGTCCGTTCTCTCACTGAATGCGGCGCTACACACTTATGTACAAAAATGTGGAAAAGTTTGAGATGAGCTTGTTTATTTTGGTATAAAAAACCCTGAAGTTAGCGACAGCGCCTAATGGTTATATTTTTCCCTAAGTGGTTACAGTAAAAGTAAAAAACAAATACATCTTGCAGAAAACGGATCAGCACATGGACGCAGAACAGATCTCTTTATTATGAGGAAATTCATATGGGTAACAATGCCGGAATAAAAAATGATGTTTACAGTTTCAGGAGCATGAAGGACGTGCTTAATGATAGAAAGAAAAACAAATACTCCTTGTGGCATAAGGAAACAGGTAATGATGCTGCCTTTACTGCCAGTTACAGACTGAAGCAAGAAGAGCTTTTTGTTAGTATAAAGCCAGAAGTGCAACTGAAGAAAGATAATGTTTTTTTCACTGTAGGTTCATGTTTTGCTAGAAGGCTCGAGCAGGCGCTCAATAGACGTGGCATCGCCGTTCCTGCGTTCACGCACATGCTTGGCGAACGTGAAGCTTTTCCGACACTGCAATATATTAACAAGTACAATTCATACACAATTCTTTATGAAATAGAGTACGCTCTCGGAATTAAAGAAAATCCGTATGAAACAATTTTTGGTTCAGATACAAATGGTTACACCTGTGGTCAGTCGGTGCATCTCAATAAAGAGGATTACGCCGCAGTAAAGAACAGGAGGAGCATTATTCTTGAATGTTTTCGGCAGTTCATCAATGCGGATGTACTGGTCTTTACTCTTGGGATGACAGAAGCTTGGTATGATAACCTCAGCGAAAGGTATCTAAACACTTTTTCGCCGGCTATTATGATGAATGAAGCTGACAGGTACTCTTTCAAAACGATCTCGCTTGAGGAAAACATAAACAACCTTCATCGGATTTATGGATATATTAAGGCATTCAGCAAAAAGGATTTCAAAATATTTGTCACTGTTTCTCCTGTTCCTTTACTTGCCACTTTTTCTCGAAAAGATGTACTCGTTGCCAACAGTCTTTCAAAATCAATACTGAGAGTTGCTGCGGATATATTTTCGGAGTCATACGAAAATGTGTATTATTTCCCAAGTTATGAACTAGCCATGTGCTCTCCAAGAGAGAAGATGTTTGAGAGCGACTTGAGACATATCAGCGAACATGGAGCAGGGTGTATAATAGACTCGTTTCTTAAAGTATATATGCCTGATTGCACCAACTCGACACAATTGTAAGCGGGAGGAAAAATGTTTAAACGTAACAGTCTTTTATCAGTGCTTACCCATATAAAAAATAAAGGTGTAAATCCTCAGACGGTTATAGATGTGGGAGTGGCTTACGGAACAAACGGACTGTACGGAGCCTTTGACTCCGTACGTTATCTTATGGTAGAGCCGTTGGAGGAGTACAAAGGGGTTCTCGATAAAATTGCATCTGAGTATCCGGCAGTTTACACACTGGCAGCTGCTGGGAGCAGAGAAGGAAGCATTATAATGAATGTGCATCCCGATATGAGCGGCTCCTCTGTTTTAAAGGAGTCTGAGGGAGCTCATGTAGATGGAGTGGAAAGAACTGTTCCCGTGGTGACCTTGGACGGTGAGACAAAAAAATACGGCCTTAAAGGACCGTTCATAATAAAGGTAGATGTTCAAGGTTTTGAGCTTGAAGTGCTTAAAGGCGCAGAAGAAACTCTTAAAGAGACGGAAGTCGTGATTATGGAAGTCTCTCTATTCCAGTTTTACAAAGAGTCGCCAACTTTTCTTGATGCAGTTGCATTTATGAGTCAAAAAGGTTTCTCTCCCTATGACATTTTTGGAGCAACGTACCGGCCACTCGATGATGCATTAGGGCAGGTAGATGTTGTATTTGCATCAGATAAGGGCATACTAAAGCAATCATCACATTTTGCCTCTTTTGAGCAAAGAAAAAAATTTACTGAAGAGCGTATTAACAAGCTAAACCCCGCGAGCAAGTCAGTATGAGTAGGATTGCGATTAATAAGGACGCGCATAAGGATTGTAGAGGCTTTCTCGTCGCGACCGGACCAAGCCTCACGATTTCTGACCTTGATATGATTAAGGGTAATCTCTCTCTCTCGTGCAATAAAATATATCTTGCTTTTGACCAAACCGAATGGCGCCCAGATTACTATTCCGTAATAGACCGACTCGTTGCCCAAAATAATGCTGAAGCGATAGCAAGTGTGCGTGCAGTAAAAATTTTCAGCAGTGTCATTAAGCCTTTTATCCAGGACAGGGATGATATCTTTTGGCTTAAAGACTTGCCTACTCCTGTCATAAACGGCATAAGACAACCAAAATTCTCTGGTAACATAGCTGAAGGCACCTACGGCGGTCACACAGTAACATACACTTTAATGCAAGCAGCATATCACCTCGGCATAAAGGAGCTTTTTCTTCTCGGGCTGGATTTCAGTTTCGACAAATCAATGCCAGCAAATAAAACAACGGATGCAGGAGAAAATATTCTGGTTCAGAATGATGAAGTCAACCATTTTCACAATGATTATAGAAAAAAAGGAGAAGAATGGACTGTGCCTAGGCTTGACATACAGTATGATGCCTTCAAATGCGCTAAGGCAGCTTTTGAGAAAGACAACAGAAAAATATTCAACGCATCTAGAAAAACAATGCTTGATCTTTTTCCACTTGTTCAATTGGAGGATATTCTCGTATGAACGCGAGTCCATTTATCTCTGTTCTTATCAATAATTACAATTACGGCCGTTTTATAGCCCAGTGCGTGGAGAGCGTTCTAAAGCAAACTTACACCAATTATGAACTCATAATTGTCGATGACGGCTCGACAGATGATTCAGTAAATGTACTGGAATCCTTCTCTGATCCAAGAATAACAAAGATATATAAGAAAAACGGCGGGCAAGCCTCAGCCTTCAATGCAGGATTTGAGGCGTCAAAGGGTAGAATAATTGCTTTTCTAGACAGTGATGACTGGTGGTTGCCCCACAAACTCGAAACCATTGTGAAATGGGATAACTTTCTGGGCAGTAGTTATGGAGTGCTGCAGCACATGACCACAGTCTGGGACAACGGCAAAACTTACCCCTTTCATCATGCCATGTATTCAGGTGATTGTTTCAGGCTCAGTGCATCCCAAGGCATTTTGGGGATTTTTGTAGGCACCTCCGGTCTTTGTTTCCGTAGGGAAGTCTTGGAAAAAGTGATGCCAGTTCCACTTCAACTCAGAATAAGTGCTGATGCATACCTCACTAGAACATGCTGGCTGTTTAATGGAGTTATTTCCATACCGGAATCTTTAAGTTACTATCGTAAACACAACAATGCTGTTTTTGGCAACTCATCCTATAGTCATAATAAATTTCATCACAATGTTCTCTTTCCTGTACTAAACCAATTTTACGAAAAAACCGGTTTGGATTTTCGCTTCTCATCACAGCAGCCTGAAAGAAAGAATCACTCTCAAGTGCTGCATAGATTGATGCTTGAAAATAGATTAAGCGAGGTGACAAGAGCTTATCCCCGCATAGCTTTTTTTGGAGCAGGACAGTATACAGAGTGGCTAAGCGACTTTATGTCTGATTACAAAAAAGAGCATATAACAGCAATTTTAGACGATTTCCCTGACAAGACGAAGGCCTTCTGGGGACTCACACCCCAAAATCCCATTGATTGGGACACCTCACAGGCAGATGCAATAATACTCTCATCAGACTGTAAGCAGGAAATGATGCGTAAAAGGTGTTTAGACCTCTTTGGAGAGGCACTGCCTCTGATAGATTTGTATGAAGGACTCCCTGAAGGGCCGTATCCGAAATAGTAATATTGCGCAAAACAGCCTCTACTCACAAAGGGCTCCCGCCGGGGCCATATCCCAAGTAAACCAAGGAGGGTTGCACGATGGAAACCTTTATCAAAACGTATTTTTCTCGTTTAGCAGACGTTTTAAGTGCACTGGACACCACCACGGTAGCCAGAATCATTCAGGTGTTCGAACAGGCTCATACAAAACAGGCTACAATTTATTTCGCAGGTAATGGCGGAAGCGCATCTACCGCATCTCACTTCGCAAATGATCTTGGAGTTGGCCTGAAATTGCGGAGTATACGCAGTTTTCATGTGCAAAGTCTGGCCGACAACCCCGCGGTCACTACCTCCATCGCTAATGACGTCGGCTACGACAATATTTTCTACGTACAGCTGCTGGACATTCTTCGCCCGGATGATGTTCTGGTTGCAATCTCCGCCAGTGGTAACTCACCAAACATTATCAAAGCCGCAGAATATACCAAAAACATTGGTGCCACACTCATCGGGTGCACCGGATTTGACGGAGGAAAACTCAAAGATCTGGCAGATATAAGTTTCCACATTCAGAGTGAAAAAGGTGAATATGGTCTTGTGGAGGATGTGCATATGATTCTGGATCACGCCATCTATTCGTATTACCTCTCGCTCAAAGAAGGTTCATCAACTCGCTATACCGTGCGATGAAGGATACTCAACCCACTCTATCTGGGGCAATCATACGGAACTGATAGGTCACTATGCACCAGCATGAAAGGTTCATTTATGCATAAATTCTTCAATACTGCTGGGCCGACTAAGGCAAATTTGCACTATCATATCAATCCACTGAGTCGCCTGAATTGGGATGAGATTCGTCTGCTTATCGATCAGCAGAAGTACTTCTTGCTCCATGCGCCACGGCAAACGGGGAAGACTTCAACGTTGCTAGAAATGATGCATAGATTGAACCAAGAAGGGAAATACGTTTGCGCATATGCCAATATCGAGGGGGCACAGGCGGCACGGGGCAATGCTTCGGATGGTATTGCAGCGGCGTGTAGTGCGATTGCGCGGAGTATAGAAGATTATACTGGCAGTGTAGATGTCAATGTGTGGTGGACGCAGGAGGGACGGCAGCATCAATCGCAGGATCAGTTGACTCAGCTGCTACGATACTGGGCAAAGCATTCGCCAAAACCCACCATCCTCCTGCTCGACGAAGTTGATGCACTTATAGGCGACACATTGATTTCGCTGCTCAGGCAGATTCGTGCGGGGTATGCGCAACGTCCAGAAGCGTTCCCGCAAGCGATGATTTTATGCGGTGTGCGCGATATTAAAGATTACCGTATTCATACTAAAGATCAGGAAATCATCACTGGCGGGAGTGCTTTTAATATTAAAGCCACGTCTTTGGTGATGGAGAGTTTTACGTTTGAAGAGTGCAAACAGCTCTATTGGGAACATACCAAAGAGACGGGGCAGGTGTTTGACAAGGCGATTTTTCCAAAGCTTTGGAGCGATACGAAAGGGCAGCCGTGGTTAGTCAATGCGCTCGCGTACCAAATGACATCAGAAAATCGCACGCTTCGCGACCGTTCAATAAAGATTGAATTTGAACATTACATGAAAGCACGCGAGGAGTTGATTCAGTCGCGGGCGACGCATCTGGATCAGTTGACAGATAAGTTGCGTGAACAGCGGGTGTATAATGTTATTTCGGCGATTCTTTCGCAAGTTGATGCTAGCGACGCTCATTTTGATGACAGGGATTTGGAGTATGTTCAGGATTTAGGGCTGATTGTTCGCAAGCCGTTTGTGCATATATCAAACGATATTTATCAAGAAGTTATTCCGCGCGAGCTTACGATTGCGAAACAGCAGTCGATTGTAGAACAGGATCTTGCCTGGTACTTGAACAGCGATAATACGATCAACTTTGCGAAACTGATGACGGCGTTTCAGCAGTTTTTCCGTGAAAATAGCGATTCTTGGATTGAGAGATTTGATTACAAAGAAGCCGGGCCGCAGTTGCTGTTGCAAGCGTTTCTGCAGCGTCTTATCAACGGTGGCGGGCGGATTAATCGTGAATACGCTTTGGGTCGCAAGCGAACTGACATATTTGTTGAATGGCCAACGTCTGATAAAGGTTTTTTTGGGCCGGTACAACGGGTGGTATTGGAAACGAAGCTTTTGCGTGCGAATTTGGAAAAGACGATAGAAGAAGGTATTGCGCAGGTTTCGGAGTACGCACGGACGGTTGGTGCGGGCGAGATGCATTTGATCATTTTTGATAGGAAGTCTCGTGATTGGGAGCAGAAAATCTGGCACAAGCGGGTGGATGGGATTGATGTGTGGGGATGTTAGGTTAACTTTGCTCTAAGATGCCCTTTTCCACTCGGGGCAAACGGGAAAAAGCATAATGAAGGACATACGATGCTAAAAATGGGAATTGCTGGACTGGGCAAAATGGGTCAGATTCGTGCGGCAGAGATTGCAAAGTCAAAGACCTCTGAACTTAAGGCAGTATTTGATATTAATCCAAATGCTTCGGTAGGAAGTGCCGTCGAATGCCGTACCTTTGATGAATTGCTTGAGCAGGATATTGATGCCGTCTTTATCAGCACATACAATTACTGCGCAGCAGAATACACTATACAGGCACTCAAACGAGGCAAGCATGTCTTTTGCGAAAAGCCGCCAGCCATCAACGTGGCTCAACTACAAAAAGTCGTCGAAGCTGAACAGCAAACCGGTCTCGTACTCAAATATGGCCTTAACCACCGCTTTCACTACTCCGTCATGGAAGCCAAAAAACGCATCGACCGAAACGACCTCGGTCGCATTCTGTGGATGCGTGGCGTGTATGGAAAAGCGGGCAGTATTGATTATGACAAAAACTGGCGCAACTATAAACAATACAGCGGCGGCGGTATTTTAATTGACCAAGGGCTTCACATGCTCGATCTTATGCTCCATTTCTCAGGAAAGCCATTTACTAAGGTAAACAGTTTTGTTACAACGCTTTTCTGGAACATCGAGGCAGAAGATAATGCCTTTGCCATTATGCAAACAGACGATCAAGTAACTGCCATGCTCCACTCTTCCGCCACACAGTGGCGTCACAAATTTCTGCTCGAGATATGCTGCGAAAATGGATACATCAACCTTGACGGCATACTCTCTTCAACACGGAGTTACGCCCCTGAGAAACTTGTCATTGGTTACCGGGAGTTTGAGGATGTTACCCACGCGATGGGCAAACCACGCGAGGAAACTATCTGGTTTGAGTATGACGACTCTTGGAAGCTTGAGCTGGCAGACTTCGAGCAGGCTATTCAGCAAAAAACATCGGTAACGCACGGCAGTAGTCGAGAAGCGATGGAAGCACTGGCACTCGTTGAAAAAATTTATGAACGATCGAGCATGTCTGAATGAAACTTCCGTATACACTCGGCATCACATCCGCAGCGTTTGCAGGCCGCCAGGATCTGGTGGAAAAGGCAAGTGCCATCTTTGACAGAATGCACCTTGTCCCTCCAGTCGGACGACTACCAGAAAAAGATATTATTGCCATGCTCCAGCATTGCGATGCCGCCATAGTTGGATTAGATAAGATTACACCCGCACTTTTGCAACAATGTCCTCGTGTAAAGGTTATTTCGAAGTTTGGCGTCGGTTTAGATAATATTGATGTCGCTGCGTGCGAACAACGAGGCGTCCGTGTGTTGGCAGCTTTTGGCGTAAATCGCCGTTCCGTTGCCGAACTAACACTAAACTTTATGCTCTCGCTGATCAGGAACTGCTACCGGAGCGCAACATCGTTAAAAGCCGGTCAATGGGTCAAAAATGGTGGGCGATGCCTCACCGAAAAAAAAATTGGCATAATCGGTGTCGGGAATATTGGCAAGGAAGTTATTCATCTTCTGCAACCATTTCAGTGCGAAATCCTTGCCAATGACATTCTTGACCTCGACGTGTACTATGCGGGCGTTGGGGCAAAGTCTGCAACCAAAGACGAAATTTTTCGCAGTTGCGATATTATCACGCTCCACACTCCCCTTACACCGCAAACTCAACACATGGTTACACTCGATTCCCTTAAGCGCATGAAGAACGATGCCTTTCTCATCAATACCGCTCGCGGTGGTATCGTAAAGACAGAAGACCTGAAGGAGGCACTTCGCCAACAGCTTATTGCAGGTGCGGCGCTAGATGTTTTTGAGGTTGAACCCTTCTATGACGACGAACTGTTAAACACGATGAATGTTTTGTGCACCCCACACATTGGAGGCAACGCACAGGAAGCTGTTTTTGCTATGGGCGAGTCGGCACTCAACCTTTTGGTGAATCACTATGGAAGATAATCGTTTGCCATCACTTCCGGTCGCACTTATCACCGGAGCCTCGCGCGGGATAGGGCGGGCGATAGCCGAGCAACTCTATGCTGATGGATTTACCATCTATGCAACGGCTACGTCTGTAAATTCGATCCCGCCTGAGATCTCTCACTGGAAGTGGTTTCTGGTAGACTTTAGCAACAGTATAAGTTTCCAGAACTTCCTTCGTGAACTCGACGCCCACGAGCCTGTTACCGCGCTGGTGAACAACGCCGGAATCAATCGCATCCATCCAATA
This window contains:
- a CDS encoding Gfo/Idh/MocA family protein, which codes for MLKMGIAGLGKMGQIRAAEIAKSKTSELKAVFDINPNASVGSAVECRTFDELLEQDIDAVFISTYNYCAAEYTIQALKRGKHVFCEKPPAINVAQLQKVVEAEQQTGLVLKYGLNHRFHYSVMEAKKRIDRNDLGRILWMRGVYGKAGSIDYDKNWRNYKQYSGGGILIDQGLHMLDLMLHFSGKPFTKVNSFVTTLFWNIEAEDNAFAIMQTDDQVTAMLHSSATQWRHKFLLEICCENGYINLDGILSSTRSYAPEKLVIGYREFEDVTHAMGKPREETIWFEYDDSWKLELADFEQAIQQKTSVTHGSSREAMEALALVEKIYERSSMSE
- a CDS encoding NAD(P)-dependent oxidoreductase, producing MKLPYTLGITSAAFAGRQDLVEKASAIFDRMHLVPPVGRLPEKDIIAMLQHCDAAIVGLDKITPALLQQCPRVKVISKFGVGLDNIDVAACEQRGVRVLAAFGVNRRSVAELTLNFMLSLIRNCYRSATSLKAGQWVKNGGRCLTEKKIGIIGVGNIGKEVIHLLQPFQCEILANDILDLDVYYAGVGAKSATKDEIFRSCDIITLHTPLTPQTQHMVTLDSLKRMKNDAFLINTARGGIVKTEDLKEALRQQLIAGAALDVFEVEPFYDDELLNTMNVLCTPHIGGNAQEAVFAMGESALNLLVNHYGR